The genomic region ATTTTCATTGGCATCCCTGGGTTGCCCAGCGGGCTAACCTTTAACACGGACAAATCTTTGCGAACCAACTGCAAACCGTAGAACGTAAAAAATATCTCCACCGAATAGTCTAAAGCAGCTGCTGTAGACGCAAGAATAAATGGAGGATACGCCCAGTCTAGCGTTCCCTTAGTTGCGATGATTGCAAGTTTCTTTTGATCCATGCCTTACCCCTCTTTTTATGCTGATCGTTAAATATCAAACTTCATCTAACGATCAAATAAATTTATTATTTCTTCTTCATGAAGAAAGTAAATTCACCACCCGCTTGAGCGGAGGACAACAATTCATTACCGGTTTGCTTAGCAAATGCTTCGAAATCCTTGATTGCACCTGGGTCAGTTGCAACGATCTTCAGCACTTGACCAGTCGTCATATCAGCCAGGCTTTTTTTGCAGCGCAAAATTGGCAACGGGCAGTTTAAACCTTTAGCATCTAATTCTTTATCGAAATTCATTCCCATCTCCTTCAGTTTAAAAAATATAAATCTTACTTAATACTCGACTACCAATGAATCAAATAGAGGAAAGCGGCTTTCCGGAACGAATCCATCCCATAATGCCGCCTTGCAAATTATAAACTTCACTTATTCCTTTTGATGCAACAAATGCACAAGCCTGCGCTGAGCGACCTCCAGATTGACAGTAAAATACAACCGGCTGGTCTTGAGGCAAGTCTTGCGCCTTCAACGGCAACAGGTGCAAGGGGATATGCACCGCACCCTCAATACCGCCTCGAGAAACTTCAGCATCAGTACGCACATCAATTAACATGCAACCTGAGTTTGCTTTTATATCTTCCAAACCCTGCACATCAACTTCTTTAAAACCGTACATAAGTGCCTCAAATTTATTAAAGTTTACTAATATACCAAAATGATCAAACGATGCAAATAGTTTTCTTTAATATTTATGTGTGCTGAGCGCCATGATACAAATTTACTACGTGGCGAGCCTCGGCGAAAAACAACCATCGCTCTGCCACCACACCCAGTATTGCCACGACCGTTACCAAATAAAGACCGTCCTGCGATGCCTGTGCAGTCAACAGTAGAACCGCTGGAATGACAAAGGCAGCGATAAAAACAAACATCTTCAATATCAGTGAGAATTTACGCGCAATTGAGAATCCGAATTCTTGCGTCAGGAACGTGCCATGCGTATGACCGGTATCTAGCAAGC from Sulfuriferula thiophila harbors:
- a CDS encoding sulfurtransferase TusA family protein, translating into MNFDKELDAKGLNCPLPILRCKKSLADMTTGQVLKIVATDPGAIKDFEAFAKQTGNELLSSAQAGGEFTFFMKKK
- a CDS encoding rhodanese-like domain-containing protein codes for the protein MYGFKEVDVQGLEDIKANSGCMLIDVRTDAEVSRGGIEGAVHIPLHLLPLKAQDLPQDQPVVFYCQSGGRSAQACAFVASKGISEVYNLQGGIMGWIRSGKPLSSI